In Gemmatimonadota bacterium, one DNA window encodes the following:
- a CDS encoding sodium-dependent transporter: MQTTSTPPSTERAVWGSKLAFIFAAAGSAIGLGNIWGFPTTAALNGGAAFLVIYLIAVAAIGAPVMLAELAIGRRTKRNPVGAFSALAPKSAWVIVGALGVLAGLVILSFYSVIAGWSLAYILKTVTGTFTEGADTAAIFNDLAGSAPNALFWHGVFMVITVYVVLQGVKEGIERWTKVLMPVLFVILLLLIFRAVTLSGAGPGLDFYLRPDFSKVTGVTVLAAVGQAFFSLSLGMGAMITYGSYLSRKDDLVSSSLLVTLADTTIAIMAGLIIFPTLFHASMDPTQSGPGMVFVTLTSLLTEIPPQPYGGVIFGTMFFVLLAIAGLTSSVSLLEVTTAYFVDEKKISRKKASIWLGVAAFTLGVPSALANGAVPWLSNLPGVGLDFLTFMFTVFGQYALVIGALFISLFAGWVWGIKAVGEEVRANDGAFPLGRTWAFLIRFVCPVAITALFFQLIIPVVRGLLS; encoded by the coding sequence ATGCAGACGACCAGCACACCTCCCTCCACCGAGCGGGCGGTCTGGGGCTCCAAGCTCGCGTTCATTTTCGCGGCCGCGGGCAGCGCCATCGGCCTGGGCAACATCTGGGGCTTTCCGACCACCGCGGCCCTCAACGGTGGCGCGGCCTTCCTGGTGATCTACCTGATCGCGGTCGCCGCGATCGGCGCGCCGGTGATGCTCGCCGAGCTGGCGATCGGGCGGCGCACCAAGCGCAACCCGGTGGGGGCCTTCAGCGCGCTGGCGCCCAAGTCGGCGTGGGTGATCGTAGGCGCCCTGGGCGTGCTGGCGGGGCTGGTGATCCTGAGCTTCTACTCGGTGATAGCGGGCTGGAGCCTGGCGTACATACTCAAGACGGTCACTGGTACCTTCACCGAGGGCGCCGACACCGCAGCCATCTTCAACGACCTGGCGGGTAGCGCGCCCAACGCGCTCTTCTGGCACGGCGTGTTCATGGTGATCACGGTCTACGTGGTCCTGCAGGGCGTGAAGGAGGGCATCGAGCGCTGGACCAAGGTGCTCATGCCGGTGCTGTTCGTGATCCTGCTGCTGCTGATCTTCCGCGCGGTGACGCTGTCGGGCGCGGGCCCCGGGCTGGACTTCTACCTGCGCCCGGACTTCAGCAAGGTGACGGGCGTAACGGTGCTCGCCGCGGTCGGTCAGGCGTTCTTCAGCCTGAGCCTGGGCATGGGCGCGATGATCACCTACGGCTCCTACCTGTCCAGGAAGGACGACCTGGTCAGTTCGTCGCTGCTGGTGACGCTCGCCGACACCACGATCGCGATCATGGCGGGCCTGATCATCTTCCCCACGCTCTTCCACGCGTCCATGGACCCGACGCAGAGCGGCCCGGGGATGGTCTTCGTGACGCTCACCTCGCTGCTCACCGAGATCCCGCCGCAGCCCTACGGCGGCGTGATCTTCGGCACGATGTTCTTCGTGCTGCTGGCGATCGCCGGGCTCACCTCCAGCGTGTCGCTGCTGGAGGTCACCACCGCGTACTTCGTAGACGAGAAGAAGATCAGCCGCAAGAAGGCTTCGATCTGGCTGGGCGTCGCGGCGTTCACGCTCGGGGTCCCGAGCGCGCTCGCCAACGGCGCGGTGCCGTGGTTGAGCAACCTGCCGGGCGTGGGCTTGGACTTCCTGACGTTCATGTTCACGGTGTTCGGCCAGTACGCGTTGGTGATCGGCGCGCTCTTCATCTCGCTGTTCGCGGGCTGGGTCTGGGGCATCAAGGCGGTGGGGGAGGAGGTGCGCGCGAACGACGGCGCCTTCCCGCTGGGCCGCACCTGGGCGTTCCTGATCCGCTTCGTGTGTCCGGTCGCGATCACCGCCCTCTTCTTCCAGCTCATCATTCCGGTCGTACGCGGCCTGCTGTCCTGA
- a CDS encoding SRPBCC domain-containing protein has translation MDLSPLVKTVRVPLGERETFDLFTSGIGAWWPLATHSVGLDRAVDCAFEPRVGGRLFETLSDGSEKPWGVVTEWRPPRRLTFSWHPGRDAETAQEVEVSFAPEPGGGTLVRLEHRGWDLLGDEAEAMRGNYDGGWDGVLDQFVQVAEGAPV, from the coding sequence ATGGACCTGTCGCCTTTGGTCAAGACCGTGCGCGTGCCTCTCGGCGAGCGCGAAACGTTCGACCTGTTCACGAGCGGGATCGGCGCCTGGTGGCCGCTCGCCACCCACTCGGTGGGTCTGGATAGGGCGGTAGACTGCGCGTTCGAGCCGCGCGTGGGCGGACGCCTGTTCGAGACGCTCTCGGATGGCAGCGAGAAGCCCTGGGGCGTGGTGACCGAGTGGCGTCCGCCGCGGCGCTTGACCTTCAGCTGGCACCCGGGGCGGGATGCCGAGACCGCGCAGGAGGTGGAGGTCTCCTTCGCGCCCGAGCCCGGCGGCGGCACCCTGGTGCGGCTGGAACACCGCGGCTGGGACCTGCTCGGCGACGAGGCCGAAGCCATGCGTGGGAACTACGACGGCGGCTGGGATGGAGTGCTGGACCAGTTCGTCCAGGTGGCCGAAGGGGCACCGGTCTAG
- a CDS encoding metalloregulator ArsR/SmtB family transcription factor: MVTYESILQALGDPTRREIFDRLRASPSAVGVLAQAMPVSQPAVSQHLRVLKEAGLVEASAEGRRRIYRARLDGLAPLRSYLKGMWSDALGAFSAAAEARAATRD, from the coding sequence GTGGTGACTTATGAATCGATACTGCAAGCGCTGGGCGACCCGACCCGGCGCGAGATCTTCGACAGGCTGCGGGCGTCTCCCTCCGCGGTAGGCGTGCTCGCGCAGGCAATGCCGGTGTCCCAGCCGGCCGTCTCGCAGCACCTGCGCGTGCTCAAGGAGGCAGGCCTCGTCGAGGCTTCGGCGGAGGGCCGCCGTCGCATATACCGGGCGCGCCTGGATGGCCTGGCGCCGCTTCGGTCCTATCTGAAGGGGATGTGGAGCGACGCCCTGGGCGCGTTCTCGGCGGCCGCGGAGGCGCGGGCCGCGACCCGGGATTGA
- the ssb gene encoding single-stranded DNA-binding protein, which yields MSRSLNKVMLIGNVGAEPEIRTTGSGTRLAKISLATNRAFSDRSGQQQEKTEWHRLTFWDRLAEIVERYVKKGDRLYVEGRIEYSTTEDNGVTRYWTDIVVRDMVMLGSGPGGESSGGWNRSAEPAQAPAQEATFQPDDDLPF from the coding sequence ATGAGTCGCTCGCTCAACAAGGTCATGCTGATAGGCAACGTCGGCGCCGAACCCGAGATCCGCACCACCGGCTCGGGCACTCGCCTGGCCAAGATATCGCTCGCCACCAACCGCGCGTTCTCCGACCGCTCGGGACAGCAGCAGGAGAAGACGGAATGGCACCGTCTCACCTTCTGGGATCGGCTGGCCGAGATCGTCGAGCGCTACGTCAAGAAGGGCGACCGGCTGTACGTCGAGGGCAGAATCGAGTACAGCACCACGGAGGACAATGGCGTGACCCGCTACTGGACCGACATCGTGGTGCGCGACATGGTCATGCTCGGTAGCGGACCCGGCGGAGAATCCTCGGGCGGCTGGAACCGCAGCGCCGAGCCCGCGCAGGCCCCCGCCCAGGAGGCCACCTTCCAGCCGGACGACGACCTGCCCTTCTAG
- a CDS encoding aminotransferase class IV — protein sequence MNVFLNGSIMPHHEALIPVTDRGFLFADGVYEVVRIYGGRTAFFAEHMARLRRGLAELRIDPSAADGVEAIAGALIADNGLADQDGIVYAQVTRGAPPNRSHAFPPDTPPTVYTVAQPHPRPSNERFDAGVAATLVQDTRWKRRDIKSIALLPNVLANQEAHDRGAFEALFVEDGHVLEGSRSNLFAVHGGALLTHPLTSEILPGITRAAVVRVARESGMEVREAPIPLELLDAVSELFLTGTTTEVMPVVRVDGRAVGGGVPGPVAGALQEAYLRYALNPGHETDR from the coding sequence GTGAACGTCTTCCTGAACGGCTCCATCATGCCGCACCACGAAGCGCTCATCCCCGTCACGGACCGGGGCTTCCTCTTCGCCGACGGAGTCTACGAGGTCGTCCGCATCTACGGGGGCAGAACGGCGTTCTTCGCGGAGCACATGGCGCGGCTCCGCAGAGGACTCGCCGAGCTGCGCATCGACCCGTCCGCCGCCGATGGCGTCGAGGCGATCGCGGGCGCGCTAATCGCGGACAACGGACTCGCTGACCAGGACGGCATCGTCTACGCTCAGGTGACCCGCGGAGCGCCGCCGAATCGGTCCCACGCGTTCCCGCCCGATACGCCGCCGACGGTGTACACGGTGGCGCAGCCTCACCCCCGACCTTCCAACGAACGCTTCGATGCGGGCGTCGCCGCGACGCTGGTCCAGGACACGCGCTGGAAGCGCCGGGACATCAAGTCGATAGCGCTGTTGCCGAACGTGCTCGCCAACCAGGAGGCGCACGACCGCGGCGCGTTCGAGGCGCTGTTCGTCGAGGACGGCCACGTGCTGGAGGGGTCGCGCTCCAACCTGTTCGCGGTGCACGGCGGCGCGTTGCTCACGCACCCGCTGACCTCGGAGATCCTGCCGGGGATCACGCGTGCCGCGGTCGTGCGCGTCGCGCGTGAGTCAGGCATGGAGGTCCGCGAGGCACCCATCCCGCTCGAGCTTCTCGACGCCGTATCCGAGTTGTTCCTGACGGGGACCACCACCGAGGTGATGCCGGTCGTGCGGGTGGACGGCCGCGCCGTGGGCGGCGGCGTTCCCGGCCCCGTCGCGGGTGCCCTTCAGGAGGCCTATCTGCGCTATGCGCTGAACCCCGGCCACGAGACGGATCGATGA
- a CDS encoding enoyl-CoA hydratase-related protein gives MPDSYEFLTVERQDRVAVVTVNRPDKLNALNDDTVGEIGAAFEDLRGDEAVGGVVLTGAGEKAFVAGADIGELARMGPLDGIATSRKGQAVLRTIETLGKPVVAAVNGFALGGGLEMALACHLRVASENARFGLPEVKLGIIPGYGGTIRLARLVGRGRALELILTGGMIDAAEAHRIGLANRLVPAGEARQAALELLGKILRNGPVALTMALEAVDAAYHGTTEDAQRLESNLFGLLAGTDDMREGMRAFLDKRAADFRGR, from the coding sequence ATGCCCGATTCCTACGAATTCCTGACCGTCGAGCGGCAGGACCGCGTCGCCGTCGTGACCGTGAATCGCCCCGACAAGCTCAACGCGCTGAACGACGACACGGTGGGCGAAATCGGCGCCGCGTTCGAGGACCTGCGGGGAGACGAGGCCGTGGGAGGAGTCGTCCTGACCGGAGCCGGCGAGAAGGCGTTCGTCGCCGGAGCGGACATCGGTGAGCTCGCCCGCATGGGTCCGCTCGACGGCATCGCCACGTCGCGGAAGGGCCAGGCGGTCCTGCGGACGATCGAGACGCTGGGCAAGCCGGTGGTCGCGGCCGTCAACGGATTCGCCCTGGGCGGGGGACTCGAGATGGCGCTGGCTTGCCACTTGAGGGTGGCGTCGGAGAACGCTCGCTTCGGGCTTCCGGAGGTGAAGCTCGGGATAATTCCCGGCTACGGCGGCACCATAAGGCTGGCGCGGCTGGTCGGCCGCGGGCGCGCCCTCGAGCTGATTCTGACGGGAGGGATGATCGACGCCGCCGAGGCGCACCGGATCGGCCTCGCCAACCGGTTGGTGCCCGCGGGCGAGGCCAGACAGGCCGCCCTCGAGTTGCTCGGCAAGATTCTGCGGAATGGTCCGGTGGCGCTCACCATGGCGCTCGAGGCCGTGGACGCGGCCTATCACGGCACCACCGAGGACGCCCAGCGTCTGGAGTCCAATCTCTTCGGGCTGCTGGCGGGCACCGACGACATGCGCGAGGGCATGCGGGCCTTTCTGGACAAACGCGCCGCCGATTTTCGGGGCCGGTAG
- the recF gene encoding DNA replication and repair protein RecF (All proteins in this family for which functions are known are DNA-binding proteins that assist the filamentation of RecA onto DNA for the initiation of recombination or recombinational repair.), whose amino-acid sequence MSAIAIPAPVPESGEAPYPGDLQAPQARPCVRCGSLRLRDFRNFAAADLAMPEQGVALVGDNGSGKTNLVEGIYYLEAFRSFRGAPDEQLARFGEAGFFVSGAFAVGDRTVEVTAGYLREGRRKRVRVDGVEPERLGDALGEVGVVVFSPSDIDLVAGSPAERRRFLDVLLSLNEPGYVDALQRYKHALRQRNALLRSGAGSDRHPWDEALVRWGVPVLEARRRWSAEYAAPFEEYCRAVGDGHGMSLRYKSSLGAAEPGALDAEEEGPSLADSFRHGLERRRHREEELGTTLVGPHRDDLTLRLVQREGADVDLRDYGSGGQRRTAAVALRLVEADTIRARREREPLVLLDDIFAELDAGRSRRLMALLGERGAGQLLVTAPKEVDLGVDVALERWTIRAGAIAA is encoded by the coding sequence GTGAGCGCCATCGCGATTCCCGCCCCGGTCCCGGAGTCAGGCGAGGCACCATATCCCGGCGACCTCCAGGCGCCCCAGGCGCGGCCGTGCGTGCGCTGCGGCTCGCTCCGCCTGCGCGACTTCCGGAACTTCGCGGCCGCCGACCTGGCCATGCCCGAGCAGGGCGTCGCGCTGGTGGGCGACAACGGCTCGGGGAAGACCAACCTGGTGGAGGGTATCTACTACCTGGAGGCGTTCCGCTCCTTCCGGGGCGCGCCCGACGAACAGCTCGCCCGCTTCGGGGAGGCGGGGTTCTTCGTGTCCGGCGCCTTCGCGGTGGGAGACCGGACGGTCGAAGTGACCGCCGGGTATCTGCGCGAGGGCCGGCGCAAGCGGGTGCGCGTGGACGGCGTCGAACCCGAGCGACTGGGCGACGCGCTGGGTGAGGTGGGGGTGGTGGTGTTCTCGCCGTCCGACATCGACCTCGTCGCCGGATCGCCGGCCGAGCGCCGCCGTTTTCTGGACGTCCTCTTGTCGCTGAACGAGCCCGGGTACGTGGACGCGCTTCAGCGCTACAAGCACGCGCTACGGCAGCGCAACGCGCTGCTCCGGTCCGGCGCCGGATCGGACCGGCACCCCTGGGACGAGGCGCTGGTGCGCTGGGGTGTGCCGGTGCTGGAGGCCAGGCGGCGCTGGTCCGCGGAGTACGCCGCGCCGTTCGAGGAGTACTGCCGCGCCGTGGGCGACGGCCACGGCATGTCCCTGCGCTACAAGAGCTCGCTCGGGGCGGCCGAGCCGGGCGCGCTGGACGCCGAGGAGGAGGGCCCGAGTCTGGCAGACAGCTTTCGCCACGGGCTCGAGCGCCGGCGCCACCGCGAAGAGGAACTGGGGACCACTCTGGTCGGCCCCCACCGCGACGACCTGACCCTGCGCCTGGTGCAACGGGAAGGCGCCGACGTGGACCTGCGCGACTACGGCTCGGGCGGGCAGCGGCGCACCGCGGCCGTCGCGCTCAGGCTGGTGGAGGCCGACACGATTCGCGCCCGGCGTGAGCGCGAGCCCCTGGTCTTGCTGGACGACATCTTCGCCGAGCTCGATGCGGGCCGGAGCCGTCGACTCATGGCCTTGCTGGGCGAGCGCGGCGCCGGCCAGCTGCTGGTCACCGCGCCCAAGGAGGTGGACCTGGGCGTCGACGTGGCGCTCGAGCGCTGGACCATCCGGGCCGGGGCGATCGCGGCGTGA
- a CDS encoding DUF721 domain-containing protein, with amino-acid sequence MNKRRKKLEPLADALTAYLAESGIAEAVERRRVFGEWRERVGDRIAKVAVPLRLVGGTLIVGVRSSAWLMELKLMEKQLLDRVNRGEERNRIDAIRLVMGDADEPTEAGGARRRGRTRDG; translated from the coding sequence GTGAACAAGCGTCGCAAGAAGCTGGAGCCGCTGGCGGACGCGCTCACCGCGTACCTGGCCGAATCCGGCATCGCCGAGGCGGTGGAGCGGCGCCGGGTGTTCGGCGAGTGGCGCGAGCGCGTGGGCGATCGCATCGCCAAGGTGGCCGTGCCGCTCCGGCTGGTGGGCGGGACGCTGATCGTGGGCGTGCGCTCCAGCGCCTGGCTCATGGAGCTGAAGCTGATGGAGAAGCAACTCCTCGACCGCGTCAACAGGGGCGAGGAGCGGAACCGTATCGACGCAATCAGGCTGGTGATGGGAGACGCCGACGAGCCAACCGAGGCCGGCGGCGCGCGACGGAGGGGACGGACCAGAGATGGCTGA